The Oncorhynchus masou masou isolate Uvic2021 chromosome 6, UVic_Omas_1.1, whole genome shotgun sequence genome has a window encoding:
- the LOC135542488 gene encoding leucine-rich repeat-containing protein 58-like, with translation MELFATVDQGGCILDMSHLNLESLNLDTVGDERRRVTQQLYLYNNRLIVFPASVCLFSNLEVLDISNNGLTVLCEDIQRLSNLKTLIAKNNRLNEFSFPKEFGSMQIDTLNFSGNIFEEMPIQFLKLQRLKYLSLGGNRLKAIPSEIENVTSLEMLYLGGNLITSIPPELASLRGLRYLVLCDNRIQSVPPQLTRLYSLRCLSLHNNLLTYLPREILSLVHLQELSLRGNPLVVRFIKDMTYDPPSLLELVGRTIKSCNLPYHTNYLPGNLVHYLDLASKCPNPKCTGVYFDSCVRHIKFVDFCGKYRLPFMHYLCSPECTSPCSSNPQSDAESEDEKCVSANRLQRVLLG, from the exons ATGGAGCTGTTTGCAACAGTTGATCAGGGGGGTTGCATTTTGGACATGTCCCATCTGAATCTGGAGAGTTTAAATTTGGACACTGTCGGTGACGAACGGAGGAGAGTGACCCAACAACTCTACCTGTATAACAACCGACTGATTGTGTTTCCCGCTTCGGTATGTCTATTCTCCAATTTGGAAGTTCTGGATATAAGCAACAATGGATTAACGGTTCTCTGTGAGGACATTCAACGTTTGTCAAACCTCAAAACACTCATAGCCAAGAACAACCGTTTGAACGAATTCTCGTTCCCAAAGGAATTTGGGTCCATGCAGATAGACACATTGAACTTCAGTGGGAATATATTTGAAGAGATGCCCATTCAGTTTCTAAAACTCCAGCGATTAAAATATCTGTCTCTTGGGGGTAATAGACTCAAAGCTATCCCCTCAGAGATAGAAAATGTTACCAG TCTGGAGATGCTTTATTTGGGTGGGAACCTCATCACCTCCATCCCCCCAGAGCTGGCCAGCCTTCGCGGTCTCAGATACTTGGTCCTTTGTGACAACCGGATACAAAGTGTACCCCCCCAACTCACCAG ACTCTACTCCCTGCGCTGCCTCAGTCTCCATAACAACCTACTCACCTACCTACCGCGGGAGATCCTCAGCCTGGTACACCTGCAGGAGCTCAGTCTCCGCGGCAACCCCCTGGTGGTCCGCTTCATCAAGGACATGACTTacgaccctccctccctgttggaGCTGGTCGGACGGACCATCAAGTCCTGCAACCTGCCCTACCACACCAATTACCTGCCTGGAAACCTGGTGCATTACCTGGACCTGGCCAGCAAGTGTCCCAACCCTAAATGTACCG gtGTGTACTTTGACTCATGTGTGAGGCACATCAAGTTTGTGGACTTCTGCGGGAAGTATCGGCTACCCTTCATGCACTACCTGTGCTCCCCAGAATGCACCTCTCCCTGCAGCTCCAACCCGCAGAGCGACGCTGAGTCGGAGGACGAGAAGTGCGTGTCGGCCAACAGGCTGCAGAGAGTGCTTCTGGGATAG